In Nitrosarchaeum koreense MY1, one genomic interval encodes:
- a CDS encoding ribosome biogenesis/translation initiation ATPase RLI, which translates to MTHRVAVLDKDLCQPKKCGLECIKYCPVNKSGADCIILNEEVKKAQIDEEVCNGCGICVKVCPFDAITIVNLASELASDKIHQYGPNSFRLYKLPTPRKGEVVGLLGRNGMGKSTVVNILSGNLKPNLGRYENPPEWDEILKYYSGTELKSHFEKIKNKQIRASIKPQQVHHVAQAFDGTGKDLIEKYDERGISRELIKELGLENSMEQNLKELSGGELQRLSIAAVASKDTEFYFFDEPSSYNDVFQRKSVARVIHSLAKIGKSVMVVEHDLTLLDYLSDYIELLYGEPAAYGIVSNVLSTKIGINVFLDGYLPTENVRFRDKKFSFDVSSTSTDEFQEGSEIMAYPKLEKKYPSFSVTIEPGRVRKGEVLGIMGANALGKTTLMKMIAGVEKPDSGEIDKKIKIAYKPQYLQNDIDVEVITLLDKANGSQIEGSQEEEQILEPLKIKKLYNKSVKNLSGGELQKISVAACLLQKVDLYALDEPSAFLDVEDRITIAKFLQKFVRSFGKTAIVIDHDIQLMDLISDSMIIFEGVSGVSGHATPPMPKADAMNRFLKSLDMSFRRDEKSLRPRVNKLESRLDKNQKDSGNYYYKG; encoded by the coding sequence ATGACCCATAGAGTTGCAGTACTTGATAAAGATCTTTGTCAGCCAAAAAAATGTGGTTTAGAATGCATAAAATATTGTCCTGTCAACAAGTCAGGAGCTGACTGTATCATTCTAAACGAAGAGGTAAAAAAAGCCCAGATAGATGAAGAGGTTTGTAATGGGTGTGGCATTTGTGTAAAAGTTTGTCCATTTGATGCAATTACAATTGTCAATTTAGCATCAGAATTAGCATCAGATAAAATTCACCAATACGGTCCAAATTCATTTAGATTATACAAATTACCTACTCCAAGAAAAGGAGAAGTTGTAGGATTACTTGGTAGAAACGGAATGGGAAAAAGCACTGTAGTAAATATTCTATCTGGAAACTTAAAACCAAATTTGGGAAGATATGAAAATCCTCCAGAGTGGGATGAGATTTTAAAGTATTACAGTGGAACCGAATTGAAATCTCATTTTGAAAAAATTAAAAATAAACAAATACGTGCGTCAATTAAACCACAACAAGTGCATCATGTTGCACAAGCATTTGACGGAACTGGAAAAGATCTAATAGAAAAATATGATGAACGTGGAATATCTAGAGAATTAATCAAGGAATTAGGATTAGAGAATTCTATGGAGCAAAATTTGAAAGAACTTAGCGGGGGAGAACTTCAAAGATTATCAATAGCTGCAGTTGCATCAAAAGATACAGAGTTTTATTTTTTTGATGAACCTTCATCATATAATGATGTATTTCAAAGAAAAAGCGTAGCAAGAGTAATCCACAGTCTAGCTAAAATTGGAAAAAGTGTGATGGTAGTAGAACATGATTTAACATTACTTGATTATCTCAGTGATTATATTGAATTGCTTTATGGTGAACCTGCAGCATATGGTATTGTTTCTAACGTATTATCAACTAAAATTGGAATCAATGTATTTCTTGATGGTTATCTACCAACTGAAAATGTGAGATTTAGAGACAAAAAATTTTCTTTTGATGTGTCTTCAACTTCAACAGATGAATTCCAGGAAGGAAGTGAGATTATGGCATATCCAAAACTAGAAAAAAAATATCCAAGTTTTTCAGTAACAATCGAGCCTGGTCGAGTAAGAAAAGGTGAAGTATTAGGAATAATGGGGGCAAATGCGCTTGGAAAAACAACATTGATGAAGATGATTGCAGGAGTAGAAAAACCAGATTCTGGGGAAATAGATAAAAAAATAAAAATTGCGTATAAACCACAATATCTTCAAAATGATATTGATGTAGAAGTCATAACATTATTAGACAAAGCAAATGGAAGCCAAATTGAAGGAAGTCAAGAAGAAGAACAAATACTTGAACCACTAAAAATTAAAAAACTTTACAATAAATCTGTAAAGAATCTATCAGGAGGAGAATTACAAAAAATTTCAGTTGCAGCATGTCTTTTACAAAAAGTAGATCTTTATGCATTAGATGAACCATCTGCATTTTTAGATGTAGAAGACAGAATAACTATCGCAAAGTTTTTACAAAAATTTGTTAGATCATTTGGTAAAACAGCAATTGTAATAGATCACGATATACAATTAATGGATTTGATTTCTGACTCTATGATAATTTTTGAAGGTGTGTCAGGAGTATCTGGACATGCGACACCTCCAATGCCAAAAGCAGATGCGATGAATAGATTTCTAAAATCATTGGATATGTCATTCCGAAGAGATGAGAAAAGTTTGAGACCACGTGTTAACAAATTAGAAAGCAGGCTAGATAAAAACCAAAAAGATTCTGGAAATTACTATTACAAAGGATGA
- a CDS encoding site-2 protease family protein has translation MSEPSQDDIILLVNSLFEVDQFNKGMYALEFRISDNNFKSKFEDLARRLENMSYVCKLEQMDDGKYLIIQKFTPKKQRKWLSTSWTPRILFAIVITFVMIDGFYRTAGTNSIINIGDPLEMAGIYTLSLLGILGVHELGHIVAAKIHRLKTTWPFFIPGIPIIGIPTFGAFIQSRGLTINREILFDVAIAGPIAGLIIAIIVSMYGAYTAPILQEDIAQGLFAESRLIEWNQGEPLFMTASLALFGKGGPGHEVIMTPVLFAAWIGFLITFLNLLPAWQLDGGHMARTLLGSKLHRYATFGSMAILVLLNYWLMAMLILVLSSRNPSATPLDDISPLSKNRKLAYIGIIGLAILCAPIPSNFMFNFLS, from the coding sequence ATGAGTGAACCTTCTCAAGATGACATAATTTTATTAGTTAATTCATTATTTGAAGTAGATCAGTTCAACAAAGGAATGTATGCGTTAGAATTTAGGATTAGCGATAATAATTTTAAATCAAAATTTGAGGATTTGGCAAGAAGATTAGAAAATATGAGTTATGTATGCAAACTTGAACAGATGGATGATGGTAAATATCTAATCATTCAAAAATTTACTCCAAAAAAACAAAGAAAGTGGTTAAGCACCTCTTGGACTCCACGAATTTTGTTTGCAATTGTCATAACTTTTGTAATGATTGATGGGTTTTATCGTACTGCAGGAACTAATTCCATTATCAATATAGGTGATCCATTAGAGATGGCAGGAATCTATACACTGTCACTTTTAGGAATTTTAGGAGTTCATGAATTAGGCCACATAGTTGCAGCTAAAATTCATAGATTAAAAACAACATGGCCATTTTTCATACCAGGAATTCCAATTATAGGCATTCCTACTTTTGGTGCATTTATTCAATCACGTGGATTAACAATTAATCGTGAAATTTTATTTGATGTAGCTATTGCAGGACCAATTGCAGGACTAATAATTGCAATAATAGTTTCAATGTATGGAGCATATACTGCCCCCATATTACAAGAAGATATTGCTCAAGGACTTTTTGCAGAATCTAGATTAATTGAATGGAATCAAGGTGAACCATTATTTATGACTGCAAGTTTAGCATTATTTGGAAAAGGTGGACCAGGTCATGAAGTAATAATGACACCAGTGTTGTTTGCAGCCTGGATTGGATTTCTAATTACATTTTTGAATTTATTACCAGCATGGCAATTAGACGGAGGACATATGGCAAGAACATTACTAGGATCTAAACTTCACAGATATGCGACATTTGGAAGTATGGCAATTCTTGTTTTATTAAATTATTGGCTAATGGCGATGCTAATTCTTGTTTTAAGTTCAAGAAACCCTAGTGCAACACCACTTGATGATATCTCGCCATTATCAAAAAATAGAAAACTAGCATACATTGGAATCATAGGTCTAGCTATTTTGTGTGCTCCTATACCATCAAATTTTATGTTTAATTTTTTATCTTAG
- a CDS encoding polyprenyl synthetase family protein, which produces MDRKNIEINPLLETYGKYIDKINHALDRELSLYSESEFIEPLKYSLEGGKRIRPIILSLAAESVGKIDDNTLAAACAVEFLHMESIIHDDIIDNETMRRLKEPFHIKYGYNTSVLTGDFVLGLILAISSRLNNARITKDLATTAMLMSEGEMIESRLETSEDVTFDDYLRVIEYKTATAFEVAARIGAIIANGSEEEIEALTEYGKNIGIAYQIRDDLLDWKNEDKLFNLLIKKSSDPRDVFNKMEELLKEFSDKSRTSLRKIADNNAKINLDNLIKFTTFKA; this is translated from the coding sequence TTGGACAGAAAAAATATTGAGATAAATCCATTACTTGAGACATATGGTAAGTATATAGACAAAATTAACCACGCATTAGATAGAGAACTATCACTGTATTCTGAATCTGAATTTATCGAACCGTTAAAATATTCTTTAGAGGGGGGAAAACGAATTAGACCAATTATCTTATCATTAGCTGCTGAGAGCGTAGGAAAAATTGACGATAATACTTTGGCAGCAGCATGTGCAGTAGAATTTTTGCATATGGAATCAATCATCCATGATGATATTATCGATAATGAAACTATGAGAAGACTCAAAGAACCATTTCATATCAAATATGGATATAACACAAGTGTATTGACTGGAGATTTTGTTTTAGGATTAATCCTTGCCATTTCTTCACGATTAAACAATGCAAGAATTACAAAGGATTTAGCAACAACAGCTATGTTGATGAGTGAAGGTGAAATGATAGAAAGCAGATTAGAAACTAGTGAAGATGTTACTTTTGATGATTACCTTAGAGTGATTGAATACAAAACTGCCACTGCATTTGAAGTTGCTGCAAGAATAGGTGCAATAATTGCAAATGGTAGCGAAGAAGAGATAGAAGCACTTACAGAATACGGAAAAAACATAGGAATTGCATATCAGATAAGAGATGATCTGTTAGACTGGAAAAATGAAGATAAATTATTTAATTTATTGATCAAGAAAAGTTCTGATCCTAGAGACGTTTTCAACAAAATGGAGGAGCTTTTAAAAGAATTTTCAGATAAATCTAGAACTAGTTTAAGAAAAATTGCAGACAATAATGCAAAAATAAATTTAGATAATCTTATAAAATTTACAACATTTAAGGCATAA
- the pyrE gene encoding orotate phosphoribosyltransferase: MEFIKEFSTFLMQKEIIKFGDFTLASGKKSSYYVDLRLVPSYPHQFRTMVKKLQNNIAEDIGLDSFDSLVSVPTGGLIIASALAIEIIKPLIYVRSKPKDYGTTKSIEGQIHKGMRVVMIDDVATTGGSVVNAIKSLKDANITIEDAYVIVNRMEGADEALKELGVKLHSLANVMQITHALHEQKFIEDDILEKVRKQIEV, from the coding sequence ATGGAATTCATAAAAGAATTTTCAACCTTTTTGATGCAAAAAGAAATTATAAAATTTGGAGATTTTACACTTGCAAGCGGTAAAAAGAGTTCATACTATGTAGATTTGAGGCTGGTTCCTAGCTATCCTCATCAATTTAGAACTATGGTAAAAAAGCTACAAAACAACATTGCAGAAGACATAGGACTGGATAGTTTTGATTCTTTAGTATCAGTTCCTACAGGAGGCTTAATTATTGCATCAGCGTTAGCGATTGAAATAATCAAACCGTTAATCTACGTAAGAAGTAAACCAAAAGATTATGGCACTACAAAATCAATTGAAGGACAAATTCACAAAGGAATGAGAGTTGTAATGATAGATGATGTTGCAACTACAGGAGGTTCTGTTGTGAATGCCATAAAATCATTGAAAGATGCCAACATAACAATTGAAGATGCATATGTAATTGTAAATAGAATGGAAGGTGCAGATGAAGCACTCAAAGAATTAGGAGTTAAATTACATTCTCTTGCAAATGTAATGCAAATTACACATGCATTACACGAACAAAAATTCATAGAAGATGATATTTTAGAAAAAGTAAGGAAACAGATTGAAGTATAA
- a CDS encoding GNAT family N-acetyltransferase encodes MQVILRQLGDCNIRRADPSDLIPVMEINLKTLPEHYSDYFYESLLAEIPEAFIVAEIGGKHVGYIMCKTEYGFSNFKKLGFVKKGHMVSVAVLDEYRKKGIGKALVEESVNGVKLKKCDEFYLEVRCSNNDAVRLYEKLGFIIRQKLNAYYRDGEDAYLMAIELD; translated from the coding sequence ATGCAAGTAATTCTCAGGCAATTAGGCGATTGTAACATCCGGAGAGCAGATCCCAGCGATCTTATTCCAGTCATGGAAATAAATCTGAAGACCCTTCCTGAACACTATTCTGATTATTTCTATGAAAGCTTGTTAGCTGAAATACCAGAGGCATTTATTGTTGCAGAAATTGGAGGAAAACATGTTGGATACATAATGTGTAAAACTGAATATGGATTTTCAAATTTTAAAAAATTAGGATTCGTAAAAAAAGGTCATATGGTCTCAGTTGCAGTTCTTGATGAATATAGAAAAAAAGGAATAGGAAAAGCATTAGTTGAAGAATCTGTAAATGGTGTTAAACTCAAAAAATGCGATGAGTTCTATCTTGAAGTAAGATGCAGTAATAATGATGCTGTTAGATTATATGAAAAATTAGGATTTATTATTAGACAAAAACTTAATGCGTATTATCGCGATGGTGAAGATGCTTATCTAATGGCAATTGAATTAGATTAG
- a CDS encoding leucyl aminopeptidase, whose protein sequence is MKIRLENPSNSKKKTAMLCGYVLENSDKILGLQNFNSKITSSVEQSIKDMGGIFGKIAVIPTNEKLTQRILLAGLGKKEDFTNDTIRFVSGKIAQKAKELKLKEFTIIAPPSSLIEPLSSVSQIVEGCKMSLYKFEKYKSKKENADPNLTILISKSEKISSSIKTAEIISDGVIYTKSIANLPPNECTPTTLANFSRIIAKKNNMKCNIISKVELKKRGFGGIFAVGQGSKNEPKLIILEHFRGPKNEKPIVLVGKAVTFDTGGISLKPGEKMDEMKFDKCGGCTVIGIMKAVSELKLPINLVGIIPSVENMPGGEAYRPGDIIKLYNGKTAEILNTDAEGRIILADALSYGEKQYSPKAIIDFATLTGACIIALGTNIAGMVSNNKKLTDMIMESSKRTTEEIWNLPLNDDYMDMIKSEVADMKNVGIGRAAGTITAAAFLRNAIEKTPWIHIDIAGVAWTQIATKEKPYNPKGATGFGVRLILDYLQN, encoded by the coding sequence ATGAAGATTCGATTAGAAAACCCAAGCAATTCTAAAAAGAAAACTGCCATGCTTTGCGGATATGTATTAGAAAATTCGGATAAAATATTAGGATTACAAAATTTTAATTCAAAAATCACCTCATCAGTAGAGCAATCAATAAAGGACATGGGTGGGATATTTGGTAAAATAGCAGTAATTCCAACTAATGAAAAATTAACTCAAAGGATTCTCTTAGCAGGATTAGGTAAAAAAGAAGACTTTACAAACGATACAATCAGGTTTGTTTCAGGCAAAATTGCTCAAAAAGCTAAAGAATTGAAACTGAAGGAATTTACCATAATAGCACCACCAAGTTCTCTAATCGAACCTCTTTCATCAGTATCTCAAATAGTAGAGGGATGCAAGATGTCTCTTTATAAATTTGAAAAATATAAATCAAAAAAAGAAAATGCCGATCCTAATCTTACAATATTAATTTCTAAATCAGAGAAGATCTCAAGTTCAATAAAAACTGCAGAAATTATTTCAGACGGCGTTATTTACACAAAAAGTATTGCAAATTTACCACCCAATGAATGCACACCAACAACATTAGCAAATTTTTCAAGAATTATAGCAAAAAAGAACAATATGAAATGTAACATAATATCCAAAGTAGAACTCAAAAAAAGAGGATTTGGTGGAATTTTTGCCGTAGGACAAGGCAGTAAAAACGAACCAAAATTAATTATTTTAGAACATTTTCGTGGCCCTAAAAACGAAAAACCAATTGTGCTAGTTGGAAAAGCTGTAACATTTGACACTGGTGGAATTTCATTAAAACCAGGTGAAAAAATGGATGAAATGAAATTCGATAAATGTGGAGGATGCACAGTTATTGGAATTATGAAAGCGGTTTCAGAATTAAAATTACCAATTAACTTAGTAGGGATTATTCCATCTGTTGAAAATATGCCAGGTGGCGAAGCATATAGACCAGGAGACATCATAAAATTATACAACGGAAAAACAGCAGAGATTTTGAATACAGATGCGGAAGGTAGAATCATTTTAGCTGATGCGTTATCATATGGTGAAAAACAATATTCGCCAAAGGCAATTATTGATTTTGCAACATTAACTGGAGCCTGTATAATTGCTTTAGGAACAAACATTGCAGGTATGGTTTCAAATAATAAAAAATTAACAGATATGATTATGGAGTCTTCAAAAAGAACAACGGAAGAGATTTGGAATCTTCCATTAAATGATGATTATATGGATATGATAAAATCCGAAGTTGCTGATATGAAAAATGTTGGAATTGGAAGAGCGGCAGGTACGATTACCGCTGCAGCATTTTTAAGAAATGCTATTGAAAAAACCCCTTGGATTCACATTGATATTGCAGGAGTTGCCTGGACACAAATAGCAACAAAGGAAAAACCTTACAATCCAAAAGGAGCTACAGGTTTTGGAGTAAGATTGATTTTGGATTATTTACAGAATTAA
- a CDS encoding transketolase family protein, translating to MNPPTMTDMRSEYSKILIELGKENSNIVVLGADTTDSLKTSGFGKAFPNRFFNVGIAEANLVSMSAGLAASGKISFASTYAIFLPGRAVDQIRNGIAYPSPGNKKGLNVKLVVSHGGLSVGPDGGSHQQIEDIAIMRVIPNFRVFIPADTIAVSKLTRLMANEYGPFYMRMARSNTPVVHSESQDFQIGKGITIHDGSDCTIAACGITVRMALEAAESLQHEGISCRVLDMFSIKPIDGDILEKAARETGCIVTCEEHNILGGMGSAVAESVSERYPVPIKRIGAQDMFGESARDNEIPLLLEKHGITSFNMVKQVKEIRSRKL from the coding sequence TTGAATCCACCTACTATGACTGACATGCGTTCAGAGTATTCAAAAATACTAATTGAACTAGGAAAAGAAAATTCAAACATAGTAGTTTTGGGTGCAGACACAACTGATTCACTCAAAACTTCTGGTTTTGGAAAAGCATTTCCAAATAGATTCTTTAATGTAGGTATTGCAGAAGCTAATCTAGTTTCAATGTCTGCAGGACTTGCAGCTTCTGGAAAAATATCCTTTGCTAGCACTTATGCTATATTTTTGCCTGGTCGCGCAGTTGATCAAATAAGAAATGGAATAGCATATCCTTCTCCTGGAAATAAAAAAGGTCTTAATGTAAAATTAGTAGTTTCTCATGGTGGTCTATCAGTTGGACCAGATGGCGGTTCACATCAACAAATTGAAGATATTGCAATAATGAGAGTGATTCCAAATTTCCGAGTTTTTATCCCTGCCGATACAATTGCAGTTTCAAAATTAACTAGATTAATGGCAAATGAATACGGTCCATTTTACATGAGAATGGCAAGATCAAACACACCAGTAGTTCATTCTGAATCCCAAGATTTCCAAATTGGTAAAGGAATTACAATTCATGATGGTTCTGATTGTACTATTGCTGCATGTGGAATTACTGTAAGAATGGCACTTGAAGCAGCTGAATCTTTACAACATGAGGGAATATCTTGTAGAGTGTTGGACATGTTTTCTATAAAGCCAATTGATGGCGATATATTAGAAAAAGCAGCCAGAGAAACCGGATGCATAGTTACATGTGAAGAACATAATATTTTAGGAGGTATGGGCTCTGCAGTTGCAGAATCTGTTTCTGAAAGATATCCTGTCCCAATTAAAAGAATTGGCGCTCAAGATATGTTTGGCGAATCTGCACGAGATAACGAAATTCCACTACTTTTGGAAAAACATGGAATAACATCTTTTAATATGGTCAAACAAGTAAAAGAAATAAGGAGTAGAAAATTATGA
- a CDS encoding TenA family transcriptional regulator, whose translation MNLIKRIDEMIEERSLLKHPFYQMWSDGKLSLDSLAGYSKEYFQLVKAVPSFMTPIIEKAPNSVIKELVENQFEESSHIKSWIKFAGELGISESELTHYNGLEKTRKAVSELSELMTTYDGGACAMYAFEKEIPKISQTKLDGLIEFYGISNDEATEYFKLHTEADIRHTASWRNILEKTSSDSDNLIQIADKSISAQNLMLDSCYESYCLSS comes from the coding sequence ATGAATCTAATAAAACGAATTGATGAAATGATTGAAGAAAGAAGTTTGTTAAAACACCCATTCTATCAAATGTGGTCTGATGGAAAATTATCTCTTGATTCTTTAGCTGGATACTCTAAGGAATATTTTCAACTTGTAAAGGCAGTTCCATCATTTATGACTCCAATAATAGAAAAAGCTCCAAATTCTGTAATCAAGGAACTAGTTGAAAATCAATTTGAAGAATCTTCACATATTAAATCATGGATTAAGTTTGCAGGTGAATTGGGAATTTCTGAATCTGAGTTAACTCATTACAATGGATTAGAAAAGACCAGAAAAGCTGTTTCAGAATTATCTGAATTAATGACTACTTATGATGGTGGTGCATGTGCAATGTATGCTTTTGAAAAAGAAATTCCAAAAATAAGCCAAACAAAACTTGATGGTTTGATAGAGTTTTATGGAATATCAAACGATGAGGCTACAGAATACTTTAAACTTCATACTGAAGCTGATATTCGTCATACTGCTTCTTGGAGAAATATTCTTGAAAAAACATCATCTGATTCAGACAACTTGATCCAAATTGCAGATAAATCTATTTCTGCACAAAATTTGATGCTTGATAGTTGTTATGAATCTTATTGTTTAAGCTCATAA
- a CDS encoding class I SAM-dependent methyltransferase, producing MLKKALESILSEQESQELISSFDQIGDIIIVRIPDSLLSKKKIIGETLLKQVKIAKSVFYQASAVEGDFRTRNLEILAGDNKTETEYKEFGCKFIVDVENAFFSPRLSTERERISNLVQNGETIVNMFAGVGMFSVMIAKKKKCTVYSIDINPIAAKLCEKNIKSNKLVGNIVSINGDALQIIQEQLQNKSDRTLMLLPERSDEFLESAINATKNGGIIHYYSHIHADKKSDAGKLSEEHYLQISPVKSEILGSKIVRAVGPRYYQTVVDIKISK from the coding sequence ATGCTAAAAAAGGCATTGGAAAGCATACTCAGCGAGCAAGAAAGTCAAGAACTTATCTCATCTTTTGATCAGATCGGCGATATAATCATTGTAAGGATTCCAGATTCATTACTTTCAAAGAAAAAAATTATTGGCGAAACACTGTTAAAACAAGTAAAAATTGCAAAAAGTGTTTTTTATCAAGCATCTGCCGTAGAAGGAGATTTTCGCACAAGAAATTTAGAAATTTTAGCAGGCGATAACAAAACAGAAACAGAATACAAGGAATTTGGCTGTAAATTTATAGTAGATGTTGAAAATGCATTTTTTTCTCCTAGATTATCTACAGAAAGGGAGAGAATATCCAATTTAGTTCAAAATGGAGAAACCATAGTCAATATGTTTGCGGGAGTAGGCATGTTCTCAGTCATGATTGCAAAAAAAAAGAAATGCACAGTGTATAGCATAGACATCAATCCAATCGCAGCAAAACTTTGTGAAAAAAATATCAAATCAAATAAACTTGTAGGGAATATAGTCTCAATTAATGGAGATGCATTACAGATAATTCAAGAACAACTACAAAATAAATCAGATAGAACTTTAATGCTACTACCAGAAAGATCAGATGAATTTTTAGAATCTGCCATCAATGCAACTAAAAATGGTGGGATTATTCACTATTATTCACATATCCATGCAGATAAAAAATCAGATGCAGGGAAACTTTCTGAAGAACATTATTTGCAGATCTCACCTGTCAAATCAGAAATTTTAGGATCAAAAATTGTAAGAGCTGTTGGTCCAAGATATTATCAAACTGTTGTAGATATAAAAATTTCAAAATAA
- a CDS encoding ribulose-phosphate 3-epimerase: protein MRLNYYLIKKNVLRARKLVIKALNNAGSGHPGGSFSMAEILGCLFYKHLQYEPNNPQWEDRDRLILSKGHAGPGLFSNMAVAGYFPESQLETLRQFGSKLQGHPDLKCPGVEFCGGSLGTGLSYSIGVALAGKIDGKNHHVYTIIGDGESDEGQIWEAAMTAAKYKVDNLTAFLDRNFIQQDSYTEKIMPLDEKLEGDDISEMWKDASRWKTGDKWRSFGWNVIEIDGHRIEQIDAAITKANSTKGIPSIIIARTIKGKGVEHMEDNPQWHGKAPDSDVTPIIDLELDSQFMIAPSIIAGDMNNLENEIKRCISGRADFIHLDVMDGQFVPTKTFDHTKIKELRSLTVLPFDTHLMINEPVKHVKDYVEAGSDIITVHAEVCDETSFGEIHDYLKQNKVGVGLAINPNTDLPEWSYKFIASLDQLIVMSVVPGKSGQKYIEETHEKMTRLKAILNVHKFSGYIEADGGVTFDNIGSCFADGARVFVGGSAIIGKQDVRGAIRDFRNQVLKTRRKLLLDKANELGGSELVKKWIGLHVVGEKQEQIKQIAKEASYL, encoded by the coding sequence ATGAGACTAAATTATTATCTAATCAAAAAAAATGTTCTTCGTGCTCGTAAATTAGTAATTAAAGCATTGAACAATGCAGGTTCTGGTCATCCAGGAGGGTCTTTCTCTATGGCCGAAATCTTAGGATGTTTATTTTACAAACATTTGCAGTATGAACCAAATAATCCTCAATGGGAAGATCGGGATCGCCTGATCTTGTCTAAAGGGCATGCAGGACCTGGCTTGTTTTCAAATATGGCTGTTGCAGGGTATTTTCCAGAATCCCAACTTGAAACTTTAAGACAATTTGGAAGTAAATTACAGGGTCATCCTGATCTAAAATGTCCTGGAGTTGAATTCTGTGGTGGTTCTTTGGGAACCGGTTTGTCTTATTCTATTGGTGTTGCACTTGCTGGTAAAATTGATGGTAAAAATCATCATGTCTATACTATAATAGGTGACGGTGAGTCAGATGAAGGTCAAATATGGGAAGCAGCAATGACAGCTGCAAAATACAAGGTAGATAATCTTACGGCCTTTTTGGATAGAAATTTTATACAACAGGATTCATACACAGAAAAAATTATGCCATTAGATGAAAAACTAGAAGGAGATGATATCTCTGAAATGTGGAAAGATGCTTCACGATGGAAGACAGGTGATAAATGGAGATCATTTGGATGGAATGTAATTGAAATTGATGGACATAGAATTGAACAAATAGATGCAGCTATTACTAAAGCAAATTCTACAAAAGGAATCCCATCAATAATTATCGCTAGAACAATTAAAGGAAAAGGAGTTGAACACATGGAAGATAATCCGCAATGGCATGGAAAAGCACCTGATTCAGATGTTACACCAATAATTGATTTAGAACTTGATTCTCAGTTTATGATTGCCCCATCAATCATTGCTGGTGATATGAATAATCTTGAAAATGAGATTAAGCGATGTATATCTGGTAGAGCCGACTTTATTCATCTTGATGTTATGGATGGCCAATTTGTTCCAACCAAAACTTTCGATCATACAAAAATCAAAGAATTACGATCATTAACAGTGCTCCCATTTGATACTCATCTGATGATCAATGAACCTGTAAAACATGTCAAAGATTATGTTGAAGCTGGAAGTGATATAATTACTGTACATGCTGAAGTTTGTGATGAAACAAGTTTTGGTGAAATACATGATTATCTAAAACAAAATAAAGTTGGTGTGGGTCTTGCAATTAATCCAAATACTGACCTTCCTGAATGGTCTTACAAATTCATTGCCTCTCTTGATCAATTAATTGTAATGTCTGTTGTACCTGGAAAATCTGGTCAAAAATACATTGAAGAAACCCATGAAAAAATGACTAGATTGAAAGCTATTCTAAATGTGCACAAGTTTTCTGGTTATATTGAGGCTGACGGTGGTGTAACTTTTGATAATATTGGTTCTTGTTTTGCAGATGGCGCTCGAGTTTTTGTGGGTGGTAGTGCAATTATTGGAAAACAAGATGTACGTGGTGCTATTAGAGATTTTAGAAATCAGGTTCTTAAAACTAGACGAAAATTATTACTTGATAAAGCAAATGAATTAGGAGGTTCTGAACTCGTTAAAAAATGGATTGGACTACATGTTGTTGGAGAAAAGCAAGAACAGATTAAACAAATAGCAAAAGAGGCAAGTTATCTTTGA